A genomic segment from Paenibacillus sp. FSL K6-1096 encodes:
- a CDS encoding YebC/PmpR family DNA-binding transcriptional regulator, with the protein MGRKWNNIKEKKASKDANTSKVYAKFGVEIYVAAKKGEPDPESNRALKVVLERAKTYNVPKAIIDRALEKAKGSGDENYVELRYEGFGPNGSMVVVDALTNNVNRTAPLVRSTFSKNGGNMGVSGSVTYMFDPTAVIGVEGKTADEVMELLIEADLDVRDVLEEDEAVIVYAEPDQFHAVQEAFRGAGVTDFTVAELTLLPQNYVAIPEDAQAQFEKLIDALEELDDVQQVYHNVDSEE; encoded by the coding sequence ATGGGTCGTAAATGGAATAATATTAAGGAAAAGAAAGCATCCAAGGATGCGAATACAAGTAAGGTCTACGCCAAGTTCGGGGTAGAGATCTATGTTGCGGCGAAGAAGGGCGAGCCTGATCCGGAATCCAACCGGGCGCTGAAGGTCGTACTGGAGCGCGCTAAGACATATAACGTACCGAAGGCGATCATTGACCGTGCCCTGGAGAAAGCTAAAGGCAGCGGCGACGAGAACTACGTGGAGCTGCGTTACGAAGGCTTCGGTCCGAACGGCTCAATGGTGGTGGTCGATGCGCTGACCAATAATGTGAACCGTACAGCTCCGCTGGTCCGCTCCACGTTCAGCAAGAATGGCGGCAACATGGGCGTCAGCGGTTCGGTTACGTATATGTTCGATCCTACGGCAGTTATCGGGGTCGAAGGCAAGACAGCGGATGAGGTCATGGAGCTGCTGATCGAGGCCGATCTGGATGTGCGCGATGTGCTGGAAGAGGACGAGGCTGTCATCGTGTACGCCGAGCCCGACCAGTTCCATGCGGTGCAGGAAGCCTTCCGCGGCGCAGGCGTTACAGATTTCACCGTAGCTGAGCTGACGCTGCTGCCGCAGAACTATGTGGCGATCCCTGAGGATGCCCAGGCACAGTTCGAGAAGCTGATCGATGCGCTTGAAGAGCTGGACGATGTGCAGCAGGTCTACCATAACGTAGATTCGGAAGAATAA
- a CDS encoding NUDIX domain-containing protein yields MEESRLLSVVHLFLIRDGQVLLLRRKNTGRHDGEYGLPAGRLERGEQLHEAAIREAYEECGAVIEATDLAMLGTMHIRELGSERIDFFFSVEKWSGEICNMEPDKCDDLRWFPANACPENVIPYVREAWSAFRGGAWFSSYGWG; encoded by the coding sequence TTGGAAGAATCCAGATTGCTGAGTGTAGTACATCTATTTTTGATCCGGGACGGCCAGGTCCTGCTGCTGAGACGTAAGAATACAGGACGTCATGACGGAGAATACGGACTGCCGGCAGGGAGGCTGGAGAGAGGTGAGCAGCTGCATGAGGCTGCGATCCGTGAAGCCTATGAGGAATGCGGGGCTGTTATCGAAGCCACAGACCTTGCCATGCTCGGAACGATGCATATCCGTGAGCTTGGAAGCGAGCGGATTGATTTCTTCTTCAGTGTAGAGAAGTGGAGTGGTGAGATCTGCAACATGGAGCCTGATAAATGTGATGATCTCCGCTGGTTCCCGGCAAATGCTTGTCCTGAGAATGTGATTCCTTATGTCCGGGAAGCCTGGTCTGCATTCAGGGGCGGTGCCTGGTTCTCTTCTTATGGCTGGGGCTAA
- a CDS encoding TSUP family transporter codes for MEDWTIGMILILVICGFLAGFIDSVVGGGGLIAIPALLAAGIPLHLLLGSNKLAGTLCSLTSTASFVRSGKINMKLARKLIPLSVIGAAAGTLTVRQVPSEFLKPMVIVMLIVITIYTLFKKSWGDVSTFSAKSSTLRLAGLAAALLIGFYDGFFGPGTGSFLIFAFLMMGFEFVTAAGNAKILNLASNVTSLLTFIALGSVSYTYGLMLGIPMVIGAIVGSRLAIRKGAAYIRPLFIAVTVLLIGKQIWDTIH; via the coding sequence ATGGAAGATTGGACAATAGGCATGATTCTAATATTGGTGATTTGCGGGTTTCTGGCCGGATTCATTGATTCGGTCGTGGGCGGCGGCGGGCTGATTGCGATTCCGGCACTGCTGGCGGCGGGCATTCCGCTGCATTTGCTGCTGGGCAGCAATAAGCTGGCGGGGACACTGTGTTCCTTGACCAGCACAGCCTCCTTCGTGCGTTCCGGCAAAATCAATATGAAGCTGGCCCGAAAGCTGATTCCGTTATCCGTAATCGGTGCGGCGGCGGGGACGCTGACCGTCCGGCAGGTGCCTTCAGAATTTCTGAAGCCGATGGTGATCGTGATGCTGATCGTCATTACCATCTATACGCTGTTCAAAAAATCCTGGGGAGACGTCTCGACCTTCTCCGCCAAGAGCAGCACGCTGCGTCTGGCCGGCCTGGCGGCAGCCCTGCTGATCGGCTTTTATGACGGGTTCTTTGGCCCGGGGACAGGGTCTTTTCTGATTTTCGCTTTTCTGATGATGGGGTTTGAATTCGTGACTGCGGCCGGCAATGCCAAAATCCTGAATCTCGCCAGCAATGTCACCAGCCTGCTGACGTTCATTGCGTTGGGCTCGGTCAGCTACACGTATGGGCTGATGCTGGGGATTCCGATGGTCATCGGGGCTATTGTTGGCTCCAGGCTGGCGATCCGCAAAGGAGCGGCATATATCCGTCCGCTGTTCATTGCGGTCACGGTCCTATTGATCGGCAAACAAATATGGGATACGATTCACTAA
- a CDS encoding GNAT family N-acetyltransferase: MDIRKIDKEEAWKLRHEVMWPEREPDYIKLDDDDKGVHYGLYQGERLVSVLSLFINGTEAQLRKFATLELEQGLGYGTRLLKAVLEEAEQAGVRRIFCNARTYKAGFYKKFGMQTTNQVFSKGGKDYVVMEKFLGPAADDNGGA, translated from the coding sequence ATGGACATCAGGAAGATAGATAAAGAAGAGGCATGGAAGCTGAGACATGAAGTGATGTGGCCGGAGCGTGAGCCGGATTATATCAAGCTTGACGATGATGATAAAGGGGTGCATTACGGGCTGTACCAGGGGGAGCGTCTGGTCTCCGTGTTATCCCTGTTCATTAACGGCACAGAAGCACAGCTCCGCAAATTTGCCACCCTGGAGCTGGAGCAGGGCCTGGGCTATGGCACCCGGCTGCTGAAGGCGGTGCTGGAGGAGGCGGAGCAGGCCGGGGTCCGGCGGATTTTTTGCAATGCCAGAACCTATAAAGCAGGCTTCTACAAGAAATTCGGCATGCAGACGACCAATCAGGTATTCAGCAAGGGCGGCAAGGACTATGTAGTGATGGAGAAATTCCTCGGGCCTGCCGCAGACGATAACGGAGGAGCTTAA
- a CDS encoding DHHA1 domain-containing protein — MTRKLYYDSAYIKDWSTTITSAAEREDGVYVTLAETAFYPHGGGQPCDTGYIGEMAVLDVVLEGQEVYHKLAQLPEQTEVNCRLDWSRRFDHMQQHSGQHLLSAVFRELYQAMTLSFHLGSDYATIDLELTELSAAQMAEAEQEVNRQIYLNHSIVSYFVTAEEMAKLPLVKLPKVTEDIRIVEIEGVEHNACGGTHVSATGAIGMIKLLRCDKQKGHVRVTFKCGSRALAEFNDQTRVLGELSAKFNTGKEEIMDRIGKWEQEQKLLVAELAAVKEQNDTYLAQELLAAAEADSKVIRHISDTRVLKDLQGLASKLTERTDLPVLLLSAVENKAVLAHSGASAFSCGAFFKAHLGEYQGKGGGSGKLAQAGFPSWEAAVAFYEFAAQQV; from the coding sequence ATGACCCGGAAGCTATATTATGATTCTGCTTATATTAAGGATTGGAGTACCACAATAACGTCCGCCGCCGAGCGTGAAGACGGGGTCTATGTGACGCTTGCCGAGACGGCCTTTTATCCGCATGGCGGCGGACAGCCTTGTGATACAGGGTACATAGGTGAAATGGCGGTGCTGGATGTGGTACTGGAGGGTCAGGAGGTATACCATAAGTTAGCGCAGCTTCCAGAGCAGACAGAGGTGAATTGCCGGCTGGACTGGAGCCGCAGATTCGATCATATGCAGCAGCACAGCGGCCAGCATCTGCTGTCAGCCGTCTTTCGCGAGCTGTATCAGGCCATGACACTCAGCTTCCACCTGGGCAGTGACTATGCCACCATTGACCTTGAATTGACTGAGCTGTCGGCGGCGCAGATGGCCGAAGCTGAGCAGGAGGTGAACCGCCAGATTTACCTGAATCACTCCATTGTCAGCTATTTCGTTACCGCTGAGGAGATGGCGAAGCTGCCGCTGGTGAAGCTGCCCAAGGTGACCGAGGATATCCGGATTGTCGAGATTGAGGGTGTAGAGCATAATGCCTGCGGGGGAACCCATGTCTCAGCGACAGGGGCCATTGGTATGATCAAGCTGCTGCGCTGTGACAAGCAGAAGGGGCATGTGCGGGTTACCTTCAAATGCGGGAGCCGGGCGTTGGCGGAGTTCAACGATCAGACCAGAGTGCTTGGCGAGTTGTCAGCCAAGTTCAACACCGGCAAGGAAGAGATTATGGACCGGATCGGCAAATGGGAGCAGGAGCAGAAGCTGCTGGTGGCGGAGCTGGCTGCGGTGAAGGAGCAGAATGACACCTATCTGGCGCAGGAGCTGTTAGCCGCTGCGGAAGCAGACAGCAAGGTAATCCGCCATATTTCGGATACCAGAGTGCTTAAGGATCTGCAGGGTCTTGCAAGCAAGCTGACGGAGCGGACCGATCTTCCGGTGCTGCTGCTGAGCGCGGTGGAGAACAAGGCCGTGCTTGCGCATAGCGGGGCGTCGGCGTTCTCGTGCGGAGCGTTCTTCAAGGCGCATTTGGGCGAATATCAGGGCAAAGGCGGAGGCAGCGGCAAGCTGGCCCAGGCCGGATTCCCGTCATGGGAGGCGGCCGTGGCTTTCTATGAGTTTGCCGCGCAGCAGGTTTAA